A DNA window from Ignavibacteriales bacterium contains the following coding sequences:
- the sucD gene encoding succinate--CoA ligase subunit alpha has product MSILVDKNTRLVVQGITGSEGTFHTKKMMAYGTNIVAGVTPGKGGTSYQGNEKDPLPRPVMVFNTVKEAVQMKRANVSIIFVPAAFAADAILESADAGVALIVAITEGIPTSDMVKAYAYVTKKGVRLIGPNCPGVITPGVAKIGIMPGFIHKPGHVGVVSRSGTLTYEAVSQLTRNGIGQSTCVGIGGDPIIGSRFIDIIKLFNEDKKTDAIVMIGEIGGTAEEEAAEYIKKHVTKPVVGFIAGQTAPPGRRMGHAGAIISGGKGTAEEKMQAMRKAGIIVVESPAVIGDAIAKVLKKVNSAKVKKKSVKVKKQKAKGKSLKKNIKRTSAQRK; this is encoded by the coding sequence ATGAGCATACTCGTTGATAAGAATACTCGCCTCGTTGTGCAGGGCATCACGGGCAGCGAAGGAACATTCCATACAAAAAAAATGATGGCCTATGGAACAAATATCGTTGCCGGTGTTACTCCCGGAAAAGGCGGCACGAGTTATCAAGGCAATGAGAAAGATCCGCTGCCGAGGCCGGTTATGGTATTCAATACCGTCAAAGAAGCGGTGCAGATGAAGCGGGCAAATGTTTCTATCATTTTTGTTCCTGCCGCATTTGCAGCCGATGCAATACTGGAATCAGCTGACGCCGGGGTAGCACTCATCGTTGCAATTACAGAAGGTATTCCGACCAGTGATATGGTGAAGGCATACGCGTATGTTACAAAAAAAGGTGTACGGCTTATCGGACCAAATTGTCCGGGTGTGATTACTCCGGGAGTTGCAAAAATTGGAATTATGCCGGGCTTCATCCATAAACCGGGGCATGTCGGAGTAGTTTCAAGGAGTGGAACATTAACATATGAAGCTGTCTCGCAGCTTACGCGAAATGGTATTGGACAATCGACGTGCGTAGGTATCGGTGGTGATCCGATCATCGGCTCGCGTTTTATAGATATCATAAAACTTTTCAACGAAGACAAGAAGACAGATGCGATAGTTATGATCGGAGAGATAGGCGGAACGGCAGAAGAAGAAGCAGCGGAATATATAAAAAAGCACGTAACGAAGCCTGTTGTTGGATTTATTGCAGGGCAAACTGCACCGCCGGGTCGACGGATGGGACATGCAGGTGCCATTATTTCGGGAGGAAAAGGGACAGCTGAGGAAAAAATGCAAGCAATGCGCAAAGCAGGCATCATTGTTGTTGAAAGCCCGGCGGTCATTGGCGATGCGATTGCGAAGGTGTTGAAGAAAGTAAATTCAGCTAAAGTAAAAAAGAAAAGTGTAAAAGTGAAAAAGCAAAAAGCAAAGGGGAAAAGTCTTAAGAAGAATATCAAACGCACATCAGCGCAACGAAAATGA
- the gatA gene encoding Asp-tRNA(Asn)/Glu-tRNA(Gln) amidotransferase subunit GatA, whose translation MRSFDVIQTELASGTTTCENITKEYLATIEEKKHLNALLAVFPDKAIEQAKSVDKKLRDGNAGPLAGMVVSIKDLICVKDERVTCGSKILENFVSLYDATVVQRLRDADAVIIGKNNMDEFAMGSSTENSAYGRVKLPQDEDRVPGGSSGGSAVAVRAGMSTTSLGSDTGGSIRQPAAFCGVVGLKPTYGRVSRYGLVAFASSFDSIGPLALTTRDAASVLHVIAGHDPNDSTSAKMPVPNYASQLTKDVKGVRIGIPKEYFGDALDTEIRQAVEKKIDMLRANGATIEEISLPYTEYTIATYYILATAEASSNLARYDGARYGFRAEDAADLSEMYIKSRSKGFGTEVKRRIMLGTYVLSAGYYDAYYRKGQKVRRLIKEDFDKAFTRVDCLIAPTSPSTSFKAGDKMDDPLQMYLSDIYTTSVNLAGIPGISIPCGEDHQGLPIGMQILGPQFGEPTILRIADFLELAH comes from the coding sequence ATGAGATCGTTTGACGTCATACAAACAGAACTTGCATCAGGAACTACGACTTGTGAAAATATCACAAAGGAATATCTTGCTACGATAGAAGAGAAGAAGCATTTGAATGCGCTTCTTGCTGTGTTTCCCGATAAAGCGATAGAGCAGGCGAAGTCAGTAGATAAAAAACTCCGAGATGGAAATGCAGGTCCATTGGCGGGGATGGTTGTTTCGATCAAGGATCTTATTTGCGTAAAAGACGAACGTGTGACATGCGGCTCTAAAATTCTTGAGAACTTTGTCTCATTGTATGATGCCACTGTTGTTCAGCGTTTGCGTGACGCAGATGCCGTCATCATTGGCAAAAATAATATGGATGAATTCGCGATGGGTTCATCCACAGAAAACTCGGCATATGGACGTGTGAAGCTTCCGCAGGATGAAGACCGCGTTCCTGGCGGATCAAGCGGCGGTTCTGCTGTCGCCGTGCGTGCAGGTATGTCAACAACATCTTTGGGATCTGATACCGGCGGTTCCATTCGCCAGCCGGCAGCATTTTGCGGTGTGGTCGGCTTAAAGCCAACGTATGGACGCGTTTCTCGTTATGGACTTGTAGCATTCGCATCGTCTTTCGACTCCATTGGCCCTCTTGCACTGACAACAAGAGACGCGGCGAGCGTCCTCCACGTCATTGCCGGTCATGATCCAAACGATTCAACTTCGGCAAAGATGCCTGTACCAAACTATGCTTCACAATTGACAAAAGATGTGAAAGGTGTTCGCATTGGAATTCCAAAAGAATATTTTGGAGACGCTCTGGATACAGAAATACGTCAAGCAGTAGAAAAGAAGATCGACATGTTACGTGCAAACGGTGCAACGATTGAAGAAATAAGTTTGCCGTATACGGAGTATACAATCGCAACGTACTATATTCTTGCTACTGCGGAAGCATCGTCTAATCTTGCGAGATATGACGGTGCTCGATATGGTTTCAGAGCAGAAGACGCTGCAGATCTTTCTGAAATGTATATCAAATCGCGAAGTAAGGGGTTTGGCACGGAGGTGAAGCGCCGTATTATGCTTGGCACGTACGTTCTTTCTGCAGGATATTATGATGCATATTATCGAAAAGGACAAAAGGTTCGCCGGCTGATTAAAGAAGATTTCGATAAAGCGTTCACACGCGTTGATTGTTTGATTGCACCAACTTCACCGAGTACATCATTTAAAGCCGGCGATAAAATGGACGATCCTCTGCAAATGTATCTCTCCGATATTTATACGACGTCGGTAAATCTTGCAGGTATTCCCGGCATTAGTATTCCGTGCGGAGAAGATCATCAGGGATTGCCCATTGGGATGCAAATTCTTGGTCCGCAGTTTGGCGAACCGACAATCCTGAGGATTGCAGATTTTTTAGAACTTGCCCACTAA
- a CDS encoding twin-arginine translocase TatA/TatE family subunit — protein MGNIGGPEIILILLVIIVFFGARKIPEIAKGLGEGIREFRKAARDVQSEVEKEPRKLDEKNETKQ, from the coding sequence ATGGGCAATATAGGCGGTCCAGAAATTATACTTATTTTACTTGTCATTATTGTATTCTTCGGCGCAAGGAAAATTCCTGAAATAGCAAAAGGACTTGGCGAGGGAATACGCGAGTTTCGTAAAGCAGCGCGCGATGTACAATCGGAAGTTGAGAAGGAACCAAGGAAACTTGACGAGAAGAACGAAACGAAACAATAA
- a CDS encoding twin-arginine translocase TatA/TatE family subunit — MFGNIGGSELFLILLVILVFFGAKKLPELAKGLGQGIREFRKAAKDVQDEVDKEVKKLDEKNDNKPIG, encoded by the coding sequence ATGTTTGGAAATATAGGTGGCAGCGAATTGTTTCTTATTCTACTCGTCATTTTGGTTTTCTTCGGTGCAAAAAAACTGCCGGAATTAGCGAAAGGACTGGGACAAGGAATTCGTGAATTCCGTAAAGCGGCAAAAGATGTCCAAGATGAAGTCGATAAGGAAGTGAAGAAGCTCGACGAGAAGAACGATAACAAACCAATTGGTTGA
- the purQ gene encoding phosphoribosylformylglycinamidine synthase subunit PurQ, which translates to MAKVKIGVVVFPGSNCDHDAHYVAETIMEQDARLIWHKEASIGDADVVILPGGFSYGDYLRCGAIARFSPVMKDVVRFANNGGLVIGICNGFQVLTEAGLLPGVLLRNKSLLFICKYLHLRVENANTKFTNTCASGDVLEIPIAHGEGNYFTDPETLKRIEDNQQVVFRYCDRSGHITDEANPNGSINSIAGIINETGNVLGMMPHPERASDPVLKHADGRKIFESIIQSFVYQLV; encoded by the coding sequence ATGGCAAAAGTAAAAATTGGTGTCGTTGTTTTCCCCGGATCAAATTGTGATCACGATGCGCATTATGTGGCAGAGACAATCATGGAACAGGATGCTCGCCTCATCTGGCACAAAGAGGCATCAATCGGCGATGCGGATGTCGTCATTCTTCCAGGAGGATTTTCGTACGGAGATTATCTTCGGTGCGGGGCGATCGCGCGTTTCTCACCTGTGATGAAAGATGTTGTCAGGTTTGCAAACAACGGTGGACTGGTGATCGGTATCTGTAATGGTTTTCAAGTTCTGACTGAAGCCGGATTATTGCCTGGAGTGCTGCTGCGGAATAAATCGTTACTTTTCATATGCAAGTACCTGCATCTTCGAGTTGAGAATGCAAACACGAAGTTCACAAACACATGCGCATCGGGTGATGTTCTTGAAATTCCGATTGCACATGGTGAAGGAAATTACTTTACCGATCCTGAAACACTGAAACGAATAGAAGATAATCAACAAGTGGTGTTTCGTTACTGTGATAGATCGGGTCACATCACCGACGAGGCAAATCCCAATGGTTCGATTAATAGTATTGCCGGCATTATCAACGAAACCGGAAATGTTTTGGGAATGATGCCGCATCCCGAACGAGCTTCCGACCCTGTTCTGAAGCATGCGGATGGTAGAAAAATATTTGAATCGATAATCCAAAGTTTTGTGTATCAACTTGTTTAA
- the purS gene encoding phosphoribosylformylglycinamidine synthase subunit PurS, whose product MFHSKVFVTLKKSILDPQGKAVEQGIHSLGFESVGNVRIGKYIEMDIDTDSHGEAERMTKQISEKLLANLVMESFSFTTELMNE is encoded by the coding sequence GTGTTCCATTCAAAAGTATTTGTGACGTTAAAAAAATCTATTCTTGACCCGCAAGGAAAAGCTGTGGAGCAGGGCATTCATTCTCTTGGCTTTGAATCTGTCGGTAATGTCCGGATTGGCAAGTACATTGAAATGGACATCGATACGGATTCGCATGGAGAAGCGGAACGCATGACGAAGCAAATATCCGAAAAACTTTTGGCAAATCTGGTTATGGAAAGTTTTTCTTTCACAACAGAACTGATGAACGAGTAA
- the pssA gene encoding CDP-diacylglycerol--serine O-phosphatidyltransferase produces the protein MKITRTVVPSIFTTLNIFCGFLSMIFASQGQFNVAAWVIILAAVFDSLDGAMARITRSSSQFGVELDSLADVVSFGAAPSFIVYQVYLRTLEPWGILIAALPVILGAIRLARFNVQLIGFDKDYFNGLPIPMQAITVCAFILQFGRENITIDGMAGAELTALVVILSLLMVSHVKYDTMPKISKLQLKSHPWKFGVIFFALLVVVLSELFLEKNYLFQMLMLYVIFGFIRAAVVWVKLKFIKTENEPVKAGKLSSIDI, from the coding sequence ATGAAAATTACTCGGACAGTTGTTCCAAGTATCTTTACTACGCTGAACATCTTTTGTGGTTTTCTTTCCATGATCTTTGCAAGTCAGGGGCAATTTAACGTCGCAGCATGGGTTATTATTCTTGCTGCTGTTTTTGATTCGCTCGATGGCGCCATGGCGAGGATAACGCGCTCATCAAGTCAATTCGGTGTTGAGCTCGATTCTCTCGCAGATGTGGTCTCTTTTGGTGCAGCACCATCGTTCATCGTCTATCAGGTGTATCTTCGTACGTTAGAACCCTGGGGGATTCTTATTGCAGCGCTGCCTGTTATCCTTGGTGCAATTCGATTGGCGCGGTTCAACGTACAGCTTATCGGTTTCGATAAAGATTATTTCAATGGACTTCCAATACCGATGCAGGCAATAACCGTGTGTGCTTTCATTCTTCAATTTGGTAGAGAGAATATCACCATCGACGGTATGGCGGGTGCTGAACTGACCGCTCTTGTCGTTATTCTCTCTCTCTTGATGGTAAGCCATGTGAAGTATGACACGATGCCAAAAATCTCGAAGCTTCAACTGAAATCACATCCATGGAAGTTTGGTGTCATTTTCTTCGCACTCCTTGTTGTTGTATTATCAGAATTGTTTTTAGAAAAAAACTATCTTTTCCAAATGCTCATGCTGTATGTTATTTTCGGATTCATCAGAGCAGCAGTCGTATGGGTAAAACTAAAATTTATAAAAACAGAGAATGAACCTGTCAAAGCAGGGAAACTCTCAAGTATTGATATATAG
- a CDS encoding phosphatidylserine decarboxylase family protein, producing the protein MITKYGYDVFFTIAAVCVVTILLALLFVEPKSYRYSLIVVSLAVLAFVTNFFRDPERRTPNGENLIIAPADGKIVVVKKVFDNEFFHSDVWQVSIFMSPLNVHVNRNPVSGTVKYTRYVKGEYFAAFEDKASEKNEQMIVGLESAHGKVMLKQIAGFVARRIVCPLKLSDTVIAGERFGMIKFGSRVDVLLPLSVDLRTKTGDVTIAGETILGEYPKMRLEK; encoded by the coding sequence ATGATTACAAAATACGGATACGATGTTTTTTTTACGATTGCCGCTGTATGTGTTGTTACCATTTTACTCGCGCTTCTTTTTGTTGAGCCGAAGTCGTATCGTTATTCTCTCATCGTGGTATCGCTTGCAGTTCTTGCGTTCGTTACGAATTTTTTTCGAGATCCGGAACGTAGAACGCCAAACGGTGAAAATCTTATTATAGCGCCCGCTGACGGAAAAATTGTTGTTGTCAAAAAAGTATTTGATAATGAATTCTTCCATTCGGATGTTTGGCAAGTCAGTATATTTATGTCGCCGCTCAATGTTCACGTGAATCGCAATCCGGTCTCAGGTACTGTAAAGTATACGAGGTACGTCAAGGGGGAATACTTCGCCGCGTTCGAAGATAAAGCATCGGAAAAAAACGAACAAATGATCGTGGGACTTGAAAGTGCACATGGGAAAGTGATGTTGAAGCAGATTGCCGGATTCGTTGCGCGCCGAATTGTGTGTCCGTTGAAATTAAGTGACACAGTTATTGCTGGAGAGCGGTTCGGGATGATCAAGTTTGGCTCCCGTGTAGATGTGTTGTTACCATTATCTGTCGATCTAAGAACAAAGACTGGTGATGTCACTATTGCTGGTGAGACCATCTTGGGTGAGTATCCAAAGATGAGACTGGAGAAATAA
- the lipA gene encoding lipoyl synthase, whose amino-acid sequence MATDVHEIMENKAAPARQHRPEWLKAKIPGGTEYARLEGIMRSHKLHTVCEEARCPNMGECWNLGTATFMILGDICTRSCGFCAVKTGRPDYGLDWDEPRRVVEAVELMKIRHAVITSVNRDERKDGGAPIFAETVRLIHERVPNCKIEVLIPDFKGSEEALDIVLASIPDILNHNLETVPRLYRTVRPQANYQQSLEVLRRAKQKGFVTKTGLMLGIGERTEEILEVIKDAHAVGCDILTLGQYLQPTKEHLPIDRYVHPDEFTMLKEEGLRMGFRHIESGPLVRSSYHAAGQV is encoded by the coding sequence ATGGCAACGGATGTTCATGAAATAATGGAAAACAAAGCAGCACCTGCGCGGCAGCACCGACCTGAGTGGCTCAAGGCGAAAATTCCAGGTGGAACGGAATATGCCCGCCTCGAAGGTATCATGCGTTCCCATAAGCTCCATACAGTCTGTGAAGAGGCACGTTGTCCGAATATGGGAGAATGCTGGAATTTAGGTACTGCAACTTTCATGATTCTTGGCGATATTTGTACTCGGTCATGCGGGTTCTGTGCAGTGAAGACCGGCCGTCCGGACTATGGATTGGACTGGGATGAACCGCGCCGCGTTGTAGAAGCAGTCGAACTCATGAAAATTCGGCATGCAGTTATTACTTCTGTCAACCGTGATGAGCGAAAGGATGGCGGTGCACCGATATTTGCTGAAACAGTTCGGTTGATACACGAACGTGTTCCGAACTGTAAAATAGAAGTATTGATTCCTGATTTCAAAGGCAGCGAAGAAGCACTCGACATCGTGCTTGCTTCAATACCGGATATTCTCAATCATAATTTGGAAACAGTACCGCGATTGTATAGGACAGTGAGACCACAAGCAAATTATCAACAATCGCTGGAAGTACTAAGACGAGCAAAACAAAAAGGATTTGTAACGAAAACAGGACTCATGCTTGGTATCGGGGAACGCACGGAAGAAATTTTAGAAGTGATAAAAGATGCCCATGCTGTGGGATGTGACATCCTCACGCTGGGACAGTATCTCCAGCCAACGAAGGAACATCTGCCAATTGACCGGTATGTGCATCCGGATGAATTTACGATGTTGAAGGAAGAAGGATTGAGGATGGGATTTCGGCATATAGAATCGGGGCCATTGGTGCGCAGTTCCTATCATGCAGCAGGGCAGGTCTAA